In Aquimarina sp. TRL1, a single window of DNA contains:
- the trpB gene encoding tryptophan synthase subunit beta — protein MSYQADEKGYYGDFGGAYIPEMLYPNVEELRQQYIQIMNEPSFREEFDQLLRDYVGRPTPLYYAKRLSEKYSTNIYLKREDLNHTGAHKVNNTIGQILMAKKLGKNRIIAETGAGQHGVATATVCALMGIECVVYMGAIDIQRQAPNVARMKMLGATVIPAMSGSRTLKDATNEAIRDWINNPVDTHYIIGSVVGPHPYPDMVARFQSVISEEIKSQLQEKEGRENPDYVVACVGGGSNAAGAFYHYLDQPDVGIIAVEAAGKGIDTGESAATSALGKEGIIHGSKTLLMQTPDGQITEPYSISAGLDYPGVGPMHANLFRTGRGEFISITDEDAMKAGLELCKLEGIIPAIESSHALAIFEKRTFTPEDIVVVNLSGRGDKDLNTYIDYFQL, from the coding sequence ATCAGTTATCAAGCAGACGAAAAAGGATATTACGGAGATTTTGGAGGAGCTTATATCCCCGAAATGTTATATCCTAACGTAGAAGAACTACGCCAACAATATATACAAATTATGAACGAACCTTCTTTCCGGGAAGAATTCGATCAATTATTGAGAGATTATGTAGGGCGCCCCACTCCTCTCTACTATGCAAAACGTCTTTCGGAAAAATACTCGACCAATATCTACCTAAAAAGAGAAGATCTGAATCATACCGGAGCCCATAAGGTCAATAACACCATTGGGCAAATCCTTATGGCTAAAAAACTGGGGAAAAATAGAATTATCGCAGAAACTGGAGCTGGACAGCATGGTGTTGCCACAGCTACCGTGTGCGCCTTGATGGGAATTGAGTGCGTTGTTTATATGGGAGCCATTGATATCCAGCGCCAGGCTCCTAATGTAGCCCGTATGAAAATGTTGGGGGCAACTGTTATTCCTGCCATGTCAGGAAGCCGAACCTTAAAAGATGCAACCAATGAAGCTATCAGGGATTGGATCAATAACCCGGTAGATACGCATTATATTATAGGTTCTGTGGTAGGACCACATCCTTATCCGGATATGGTAGCCCGATTCCAGTCCGTAATATCAGAAGAAATCAAATCTCAATTACAAGAAAAAGAAGGAAGAGAAAATCCTGATTATGTTGTTGCTTGTGTTGGAGGAGGAAGTAATGCAGCTGGGGCTTTTTATCATTACCTCGATCAACCTGATGTAGGGATTATAGCTGTAGAAGCTGCCGGAAAAGGAATTGATACAGGAGAAAGTGCTGCAACTTCTGCATTGGGAAAAGAAGGAATTATCCACGGTAGTAAAACCTTGTTAATGCAAACTCCTGATGGACAAATCACAGAACCCTATTCCATCTCAGCCGGACTGGATTATCCAGGGGTTGGTCCTATGCACGCGAACTTGTTCCGTACAGGGAGAGGAGAGTTTATTTCTATTACCGATGAGGATGCAATGAAGGCAGGTCTGGAACTCTGTAAACTAGAAGGAATTATCCCTGCAATAGAATCTTCGCATGCGCTGGCAATTTTTGAAAAACGAACATTCACTCCGGAAGATATCGTTGTTGTCAACTTATCAGGACGAGGAGATAAAGATCTAAATACCTATATCGATTACTTTCAATTATAA